One segment of Paenibacillus rhizovicinus DNA contains the following:
- the holA gene encoding DNA polymerase III subunit delta, whose product MELKDAAKEWKAGTFRPVYVLYGKDRYRMRQFVESLTDKLLPPDERELGIVKYDTSETPVEEAVAEADTMPFFASRKLVLIRDVSVLAAAQGKEGKLEHGTDSLIAYLKQPCESSVVVFQVMAEKLDERRKAVKLLKEQGALIAFQELQEQDLLQWTMKRAEEQGRIMNREAAQLLLARTGTNMQQLAHEVDKLCLHAGGGGQITNEDVETLIASTVEEDVFALIDAMASLNVEKALRLYAELLLRREEPIKIAALIARQFRIMLQVKELEQHNYSHQQMAGQMGLHPYAVKLAAEKARRFTPQTLGRHLSKLAELDYGMKTGRVDKTLGLELFLLSLAA is encoded by the coding sequence ATGGAGCTGAAGGATGCCGCGAAGGAATGGAAAGCGGGGACGTTTAGACCCGTTTACGTGCTATATGGGAAAGACCGTTACCGGATGCGTCAATTCGTCGAATCGTTGACGGACAAGCTGCTGCCGCCGGACGAACGGGAGCTGGGCATCGTGAAATACGATACGTCGGAGACGCCGGTCGAGGAAGCGGTGGCGGAGGCGGATACGATGCCGTTCTTTGCTTCGCGCAAGCTCGTGCTCATTCGGGACGTGTCCGTGCTCGCGGCGGCCCAAGGCAAGGAAGGCAAGCTGGAACACGGCACCGATTCGCTGATCGCTTACTTGAAGCAGCCTTGCGAGAGCAGCGTTGTCGTCTTTCAAGTGATGGCGGAGAAACTCGATGAACGGCGCAAAGCCGTCAAGCTGTTGAAGGAGCAGGGTGCGCTGATCGCCTTCCAGGAATTGCAGGAGCAGGATTTGCTGCAATGGACGATGAAGCGCGCGGAAGAACAGGGAAGAATCATGAACCGCGAAGCCGCGCAGCTTCTGCTGGCCCGGACGGGCACGAACATGCAGCAGCTCGCGCATGAAGTGGACAAGCTCTGTCTCCATGCCGGCGGCGGCGGGCAAATCACGAACGAGGATGTTGAAACGCTGATTGCTTCGACCGTGGAGGAGGACGTATTCGCGCTGATCGACGCGATGGCGTCGCTTAATGTGGAGAAGGCGCTGCGGTTGTATGCGGAGCTCCTGCTGCGCCGGGAAGAGCCGATCAAGATCGCCGCGCTTATTGCAAGGCAGTTCCGGATCATGCTGCAAGTGAAGGAGCTCGAGCAGCATAATTATTCGCATCAGCAGATGGCCGGCCAAATGGGGCTGCATCCGTATGCCGTCAAGCTGGCTGCCGAGAAAGCAAGACGTTTCACGCCTCAGACGCTTGGCCGGCATTTGAGCAAGCTGGCCGAGCTGGATTACGGGATGAAGACGGGCCGGGTAGACAAGACGCTCGGGCTGGAGCTGTTTCTGCTATCGCTGGCTGCGTAA
- a CDS encoding anti-sigma factor, which translates to MNCQEVIDYMQRQLDGDLDERETEILMNHTRHCSDCAAMFERLKLLSSGLENLPKVVPSYSLVDAILPKLAEIQSSAEPSVPVPHIVIGGVDATPPPRRAKPAASGWRRWLPLTAGGGVVAAGVLIGMFFLSNQGMHSVRDSANSAQMTADAGTAASNTSSNDSADTSNSFTKSTGSPSASDDAKNDSSVKAQATNDSANDSAVEPKKEFVRNVDPNGEPMPPITAGGQNGETVAPGENSPNESSIVNNSGNMAALDSGADGAADSTTKSTSNGASDAAAADSSKAADQTSAATNANTMQNADKSSVSNQNAASRNNSGKNSSPTSKIMASPISPNQQYQAFIVDGAVSIYTVSDSLPVFLGSSRKDISDLKWSDDSKQLTYTAVQADGSKVTYTVDPKAGTEQAQSSK; encoded by the coding sequence ATGAATTGTCAAGAGGTGATAGACTATATGCAAAGACAACTTGATGGGGACCTGGATGAACGGGAAACCGAAATCTTGATGAATCATACGCGGCATTGCTCCGATTGCGCGGCTATGTTCGAGCGGCTGAAGCTGCTTTCTTCGGGACTTGAAAATCTGCCTAAAGTTGTGCCAAGCTACAGCCTGGTGGATGCTATATTGCCGAAGCTCGCCGAGATTCAATCATCGGCCGAGCCATCCGTGCCAGTTCCGCATATCGTAATCGGCGGGGTGGATGCGACGCCGCCACCGCGGCGGGCGAAACCGGCCGCAAGCGGCTGGCGGCGCTGGCTTCCGCTTACCGCGGGCGGCGGCGTCGTGGCCGCGGGCGTGCTGATCGGCATGTTCTTCCTAAGCAATCAAGGCATGCATTCGGTTCGCGATAGTGCCAACAGCGCTCAAATGACGGCCGACGCAGGCACCGCTGCATCGAATACGAGCAGCAACGATTCCGCGGATACGTCGAACAGCTTTACTAAATCCACCGGCAGTCCTTCCGCGAGCGATGATGCCAAGAATGACAGCAGCGTCAAGGCGCAGGCGACGAACGATTCAGCGAACGATTCCGCCGTGGAACCGAAGAAAGAGTTTGTCCGCAATGTCGATCCGAACGGTGAACCGATGCCGCCGATAACGGCGGGGGGACAGAACGGAGAAACGGTCGCTCCCGGTGAAAATTCGCCGAATGAATCGTCCATCGTCAACAATTCCGGCAATATGGCCGCGTTGGACAGCGGGGCTGACGGTGCCGCCGACAGTACAACGAAGAGCACTTCGAACGGGGCATCGGATGCTGCGGCGGCTGATTCATCGAAAGCCGCGGATCAGACTTCGGCCGCAACCAATGCCAATACCATGCAAAACGCGGATAAAAGCAGCGTTTCCAATCAAAATGCCGCCTCTCGCAACAATAGCGGCAAGAACAGCTCGCCGACTTCGAAGATCATGGCATCGCCGATTTCCCCGAATCAGCAGTACCAAGCCTTCATTGTCGATGGTGCGGTAAGCATCTATACGGTCAGCGACAGTTTGCCGGTGTTCCTGGGCAGCAGCCGCAAAGACATCTCCGACTTGAAATGGTCGGATGACAGCAAGCAGCTGACGTATACGGCCGTTCAAGCCGACGGCTCGAAGGTCACGTACACGGTCGATCCGAAGGCGGGAACGGAACAGGCGCAATCTAGCAAATAA
- a CDS encoding RNA polymerase sigma factor — MVEPGLIKAAQAGDGEALIALLRQIENHVYRTAFYIVNNEQDAMDAAQEALIRIYTKIGTYEEKAQFKTWVQRIVTNICIDKFRRNKPTVSIDEHDMVFQDHHSVEEEVMSSYTSQDIRKAIDKLPEHHRAVVVLRYLQDFSYNEIADSLDLPLNTVKSYLFRARQQLQTYLHDYQRGGVRG; from the coding sequence GTGGTGGAGCCAGGCCTGATCAAAGCCGCTCAAGCCGGCGATGGCGAAGCTCTTATTGCGCTGTTGCGACAAATAGAGAATCATGTGTACCGGACCGCATTTTATATCGTCAATAACGAGCAGGACGCGATGGATGCCGCGCAAGAAGCCTTGATCCGCATTTATACGAAGATCGGCACGTACGAGGAGAAGGCGCAGTTCAAGACGTGGGTCCAGCGGATCGTTACGAATATTTGCATCGATAAGTTCCGTCGGAACAAGCCGACCGTATCCATCGACGAGCATGACATGGTGTTCCAGGACCATCATTCCGTCGAGGAGGAAGTCATGTCTTCTTATACCTCGCAGGATATCCGCAAGGCGATCGACAAGCTTCCCGAGCATCATCGGGCCGTCGTCGTGCTGCGATATCTGCAGGACTTCTCATACAACGAAATTGCAGACTCGCTTGATTTGCCGCTCAATACCGTAAAATCTTACTTATTCCGGGCAAGGCAGCAGCTGCAAACATACCTGCATGATTACCAGAGAGGAGGTGTCCGAGGATGA
- a CDS encoding D-2-hydroxyacid dehydrogenase, translating into MNTIVSIQEFAPDQVAALQAALPGFAFVDASSLDSEAAREQLKSAEIIIGWNRDVKKTLFEEDIALKWLQTLSAGVDAIPLERLHAHGAALTNASGVHAFQISESIFAMLLSLTRGVHRAIRNQPAGSWQPSPRLGEAHEKTMAIVGVGAIGLETAKIAKAFRMKVLGVRRSGSPAEYVDEMAGLDQLNDVLAQSDYVVNCLPLTNETKHLFGKAQFDAMKPTAYYINIGRGATTDTAALLDALQKGDIAGAGLDVFEQEPLPEGHPLWTLDNVIATPHEAGNTDCYMERAMEIVLDNLAHYRVHGIPCRNLVDLAAQY; encoded by the coding sequence ATGAATACGATCGTTTCCATTCAGGAATTCGCACCGGATCAAGTCGCGGCGCTTCAAGCGGCCCTGCCGGGATTTGCTTTCGTCGATGCGTCATCGCTCGATTCGGAAGCGGCCAGGGAACAGTTGAAGTCCGCTGAAATTATAATCGGCTGGAACCGGGACGTCAAGAAGACGTTGTTCGAAGAAGACATCGCGTTGAAATGGCTGCAAACGTTGAGCGCCGGCGTTGACGCCATTCCGCTCGAGCGGCTTCACGCGCACGGAGCTGCTTTGACGAATGCATCCGGCGTGCATGCGTTTCAAATCTCCGAATCGATATTCGCCATGCTGCTTTCGCTAACTCGCGGCGTGCACCGCGCGATTCGTAACCAGCCGGCAGGATCGTGGCAGCCGTCGCCTCGTCTCGGCGAAGCGCATGAGAAAACCATGGCCATCGTCGGCGTCGGCGCGATCGGTCTGGAAACGGCCAAGATCGCCAAAGCTTTCCGCATGAAAGTACTGGGCGTTCGCAGATCGGGCTCGCCCGCCGAATACGTGGACGAGATGGCGGGACTGGATCAGCTGAACGATGTATTGGCGCAGAGCGATTACGTCGTCAATTGTCTGCCGCTCACGAACGAAACGAAGCACTTGTTCGGCAAAGCGCAGTTCGATGCCATGAAGCCGACCGCGTACTACATTAATATTGGCAGAGGAGCCACGACGGATACGGCCGCTTTGTTGGATGCCCTGCAGAAGGGGGACATCGCCGGTGCCGGCTTGGACGTATTCGAGCAGGAACCGCTGCCGGAAGGTCATCCGCTCTGGACGCTGGACAACGTAATCGCGACGCCGCACGAGGCAGGCAATACGGACTGCTACATGGAACGCGCAATGGAGATCGTGCTGGACAATTTGGCCCATTACCGCGTTCACGGAATTCCGTGCCGCAATCTCGTCGATTTGGCCGCCCAGTATTAA
- a CDS encoding cupredoxin domain-containing protein encodes MMKERIRKGLLTAVLCCAAALALSGCGGNNDNAANNAGNNAGTNNGANTGASSGGEQAITVKASNFKFDQTEIRVKQHDKVTIKLHNDAGFHGFTIPDYNVDIKENDGTASFTADKTGEFPYHCSVVCGSGHANMVGKLIVE; translated from the coding sequence ATGATGAAGGAACGGATTCGGAAAGGTCTGCTGACGGCGGTCCTGTGCTGTGCTGCCGCGCTCGCGCTGAGCGGATGCGGGGGGAATAACGACAATGCCGCGAATAACGCCGGCAATAACGCCGGCACGAATAACGGAGCCAATACGGGCGCAAGCTCAGGCGGCGAACAGGCGATTACGGTCAAAGCGTCCAACTTCAAGTTCGATCAGACCGAAATCCGCGTCAAGCAACATGATAAGGTGACGATCAAGCTTCATAACGATGCCGGCTTCCACGGATTTACCATCCCGGATTACAATGTGGATATTAAAGAGAACGACGGAACCGCAAGCTTCACCGCCGACAAGACGGGCGAGTTTCCGTATCACTGCTCGGTCGTGTGCGGTTCGGGCCACGCGAATATGGTCGGCAAATTAATCGTCGAATAG
- the tatA gene encoding twin-arginine translocase TatA/TatE family subunit, translating into MFNNVGVSGLIIILAIALIVFGPAKLPQLGRAFGDTLREFRNSTKGIIIDDAEEKQPVNELEQAK; encoded by the coding sequence ATGTTCAACAATGTCGGCGTTTCCGGCTTGATCATTATTTTGGCCATTGCGTTGATCGTATTCGGTCCGGCAAAGCTGCCGCAGCTCGGCCGCGCGTTCGGAGACACGCTTCGCGAGTTCCGCAACTCGACGAAGGGCATCATCATCGACGATGCCGAAGAGAAGCAGCCAGTCAACGAGCTGGAGCAAGCAAAATAA
- the tatC gene encoding twin-arginine translocase subunit TatC: protein MSGGESGKLSVDRDLIKHLTELRKRLIIASVWFVLSLAAGLYVSPRLLHFVKTHLGSVRVEWSVFALSDGIAVYMKCALMIGLMLSLPVFLYQIWAFARPGMTDAEAKSTLLYVPMSFFLFVVGVLFGYIVALPMMISFMIKLNHSIGANEVYGIQHYVSFLVSFLLPMGLAFEMPLVMLLLTRVGLLTPGKLKQVRKYAYVGLAVLGSLISPPDFVSHMSVTFPLILLFEISAFISMQYLRRRSKQAFKPALP, encoded by the coding sequence ATGAGCGGCGGGGAGAGCGGCAAGCTTTCCGTGGATCGCGATCTGATCAAGCACCTGACAGAGCTGCGCAAGCGGCTGATCATCGCATCGGTCTGGTTCGTATTGTCGCTTGCCGCCGGCCTGTACGTCTCTCCCCGCCTGCTTCACTTCGTGAAAACGCATCTCGGCTCGGTGCGGGTGGAATGGAGCGTGTTCGCGCTGTCCGACGGCATCGCCGTGTACATGAAATGCGCGCTGATGATCGGTCTGATGCTGTCGCTGCCGGTGTTTTTGTACCAAATTTGGGCGTTCGCAAGGCCGGGCATGACGGATGCGGAAGCCAAGAGCACCTTGCTCTACGTACCGATGTCGTTCTTCCTGTTCGTGGTCGGGGTGTTGTTCGGGTATATCGTGGCGCTGCCGATGATGATCTCGTTCATGATCAAGCTCAACCATTCGATCGGCGCGAACGAGGTGTACGGCATTCAGCATTACGTGTCGTTTCTTGTAAGCTTCCTGCTCCCGATGGGACTAGCCTTTGAAATGCCGCTCGTCATGCTGCTGCTCACGCGCGTCGGATTGCTGACGCCGGGCAAGCTGAAGCAGGTGCGCAAATACGCGTACGTAGGGCTGGCCGTCCTGGGCTCGCTGATTTCGCCGCCTGATTTCGTATCGCATATGTCGGTCACGTTTCCGCTCATCCTGCTGTTCGAGATCAGCGCGTTTATCAGCATGCAGTATTTGAGAAGACGCTCGAAACAAGCCTTCAAACCGGCGCTTCCATGA
- a CDS encoding GMC family oxidoreductase: MATKLPKVPIVIVGMGWVGGIIAAELTKAGHSVVGLERGKSRNTQDYYHVHDELRYASRYELMQDLSKETVTFRNTSKLRALPMRSYGSFLLGDGLGGAGVHWNGQYYRFLPYDFEIRSKTIERYGAKKIPEGMAIRDWGIKYDELEPYYVKYEQMAGIGGEPTTPANVGAMSKAFPVGPMKKTPAMKLFEDSASKLGYHPYVIPSANLTEVYKNPDGIERAPCQYCGYCERFGCEYGAKADPVVTVLPVAQKSGKLDLRTHANVTEILHDGKKATGVRYVNTPTGEEYIQPADIVIMSSYLFSNVRLLLLSKLGTPYDPVTDTGSVGRNYAYQVNGASTSVMYEDREFNLAMGAGALGSSIDDFNGDNFDHSDLKFLHGANIRFTQTGMRPIQYQPAPTGTPKWGATFKKETLHYANRILTVAAQGSSMPWRHHYLDLDPEYKDALGLPLIRLTFDFEDQDRELVKYIAGKTKEIADGMGGTKTEIHDSIKQYNIVPYQSTHNTGGTIMGSDPKTSVVNNYLQMWDAENVFICGASAFSHNSGFNPTATVGALAYRAAEGIAKYIAKPGSLV; the protein is encoded by the coding sequence ATGGCAACCAAACTTCCCAAAGTGCCGATCGTAATCGTCGGCATGGGCTGGGTAGGCGGCATCATCGCCGCGGAATTGACGAAAGCCGGCCATTCCGTCGTCGGCTTGGAGCGGGGCAAGAGCCGGAATACGCAGGATTATTATCACGTGCACGACGAGCTGCGGTACGCTTCCCGCTATGAATTGATGCAGGATCTGTCGAAGGAAACCGTGACGTTCCGGAACACGTCCAAGCTGAGAGCGCTGCCGATGCGCAGTTACGGCTCCTTCCTCTTGGGGGATGGGCTCGGCGGCGCGGGCGTCCACTGGAACGGGCAGTATTACCGCTTCCTCCCGTACGATTTCGAGATTCGGAGCAAGACGATCGAGCGCTACGGCGCCAAGAAAATTCCGGAAGGGATGGCGATCCGCGACTGGGGCATTAAATACGACGAACTCGAGCCGTATTACGTGAAATACGAGCAGATGGCCGGCATCGGCGGCGAGCCGACCACGCCGGCCAACGTCGGGGCGATGTCCAAAGCATTCCCCGTCGGCCCGATGAAGAAGACGCCTGCCATGAAGCTGTTTGAAGATTCGGCTTCGAAGCTCGGCTACCATCCGTACGTCATCCCATCGGCGAATTTAACCGAGGTGTACAAAAATCCGGACGGCATCGAGCGGGCGCCTTGCCAATACTGCGGCTATTGCGAGCGTTTCGGCTGCGAGTACGGCGCGAAGGCCGATCCTGTCGTAACCGTGCTTCCGGTCGCCCAGAAGTCGGGCAAGCTGGACCTGCGCACGCATGCCAACGTGACGGAGATCCTTCACGACGGGAAGAAGGCGACAGGCGTGCGCTACGTCAATACGCCGACCGGCGAGGAGTACATCCAGCCCGCGGATATCGTCATCATGTCCAGCTACCTGTTCTCCAACGTCAGGTTGCTGCTGCTCTCCAAGCTCGGCACGCCGTATGATCCCGTTACCGATACGGGCTCGGTGGGGCGCAATTACGCCTATCAAGTCAACGGCGCCAGCACGAGCGTCATGTACGAGGACCGTGAGTTCAATTTGGCGATGGGAGCGGGAGCGCTCGGAAGCAGCATCGACGATTTCAACGGGGACAATTTCGACCATAGCGATTTGAAGTTCCTGCACGGCGCGAACATTCGGTTCACGCAGACGGGAATGAGGCCGATCCAGTACCAGCCCGCGCCGACAGGCACGCCGAAGTGGGGCGCGACGTTCAAGAAAGAAACGCTGCATTATGCCAACCGCATCTTGACGGTCGCCGCGCAAGGATCCAGCATGCCGTGGCGTCATCACTATCTGGATTTGGATCCGGAATACAAGGATGCGCTGGGGCTGCCGCTGATCCGGCTGACGTTCGACTTCGAAGACCAGGACCGCGAGCTGGTCAAATACATCGCCGGCAAAACGAAAGAAATCGCCGACGGCATGGGCGGCACGAAGACGGAGATTCACGATTCCATCAAGCAGTACAATATCGTGCCTTACCAATCCACCCACAATACGGGCGGCACGATTATGGGAAGCGACCCCAAGACATCCGTCGTGAACAACTATTTGCAAATGTGGGATGCCGAGAACGTGTTCATCTGCGGCGCGTCCGCCTTCTCCCATAACAGCGGCTTCAATCCGACCGCGACCGTAGGCGCGCTCGCTTACCGGGCTGCCGAAGGCATCGCCAAATATATCGCCAAGCCGGGATCGCTCGTATGA
- a CDS encoding gluconate 2-dehydrogenase subunit 3 family protein, with amino-acid sequence MANPKEPPQQPRDESRRQFLKYSGTAIGGVVVGGVIGGLIGANAKSDKDETPPKTTTDTGKPAKAADRDYNQALMFFNQDQFVTAEAAAERIYPKDDSGPGAKELGVAFFIDHQMASAYGMNAREYMSPPFYKSEATQGYQLSFKRRELVALGLDSLNVYSNDKHQKGFPDLTPEEQDQVLSDFEKDVVQIKGVPASTFFTYFLNLTIEGVYADPLYGGNKNMDGWRMRNYPGNQMSFTDTIDKEDFVKMEPLSLSDHLEIG; translated from the coding sequence ATGGCGAATCCAAAAGAACCACCGCAGCAGCCCCGCGACGAATCGCGCAGGCAGTTTCTGAAATACTCGGGTACCGCTATCGGCGGCGTCGTCGTCGGCGGCGTGATCGGCGGACTTATCGGGGCGAATGCCAAATCGGACAAGGACGAGACGCCGCCGAAGACGACGACCGATACGGGCAAACCGGCGAAAGCCGCCGACCGCGACTACAACCAGGCGCTTATGTTTTTCAATCAGGATCAATTCGTTACCGCGGAAGCGGCGGCCGAGCGGATTTATCCGAAGGATGATTCCGGTCCGGGCGCGAAGGAGCTCGGCGTTGCCTTCTTCATCGACCACCAGATGGCCAGCGCATACGGCATGAACGCGCGCGAGTATATGAGCCCGCCTTTCTACAAGTCGGAGGCTACGCAGGGCTATCAGCTTTCCTTTAAACGCCGGGAGCTAGTCGCGCTCGGACTCGATTCTTTGAACGTGTACAGCAACGACAAGCATCAGAAGGGATTCCCGGATCTTACGCCGGAAGAGCAGGATCAGGTGCTCAGCGATTTCGAGAAGGACGTCGTTCAAATTAAAGGCGTGCCGGCGTCGACATTCTTCACGTATTTCCTGAACCTGACGATCGAGGGCGTCTACGCGGATCCGCTGTACGGCGGCAACAAGAACATGGACGGCTGGCGGATGCGGAATTACCCCGGCAACCAAATGAGCTTTACCGACACGATCGACAAAGAAGATTTTGTGAAAATGGAACCGTTAAGTCTAAGCGACCATCTGGAAATCGGCTAA
- a CDS encoding ComEC/Rec2 family competence protein: MSQRPLVWFTVCWVLGSSAAASLPSLGIAAAGAALLALLASQVLLRRCSWTLAAACMAAFGLAAGQRTWTDARNVTALPEPYAAALAASPADGAAYEAKLAGKIVSPPEIDGDRVQFRVAGSSIAVSGEGAPVPVKLGGERLLVQVKLAKEEELQAAAAWKRGQQVIVTGALTVPASGTNFGGFDYRAYLRGQRIHWLLGADGAAAVHASAGPRWSVASLLQRMDAVRAALGRRMDALYPGVQAGYMKGLVLGISDDLDPAMFRQFSQLGLTHILAISGLHVAVFLYALGGLLRMLRMTRERMLLVMIAAVPLYVLLAGASPSVVRSGIMAMLGLAAARLHKLKDGLHLLAAAALLMLLWEPYMLGNVGFQLSFLVTAGLIMGTSSFRKLLPRGGKWWTTSMYDLLSVTVVAQAVSLPLTIYYFNGLHVLSIAANLVLVPFISFVVMPLGGASLLLEGLWHPAGVLVAQMTVLGNELTFGFIMKLSSWKSFRLIWATPPLWWVAAFYGALGVVFYTLGKLQAAKEDSAAAEGETSREVSSIADEPTQPLQLPRANQSRVEPRNAGKDAETAVWSAPFIELPTVSPAAQRKHHFALAGAVSALAALLVGAYYPDAFDRNAYVDFLDVGQGDSIYIRTAGGKHMLIDGGGAVSFGNYEAWRQRKDPFEVGRKVVVPLLQQRGVHQIDLLVLSHLDSDHIKGLLAVMDAIPVRAILWNGTVKASEDAVSLLRSAVDADIPMYRAASGLNWRIDSGASIQVIGSPPSLLDAESFRSVVDAKAPSSASEELASSPPTTGVPDAAIPAVPDVEDQNGESTALLINLYGRQFLFTGDADAEEERSLLTQLHAGEERSPEQSSSSKTPAAETPKTPTTPKTPATTKKQQPIDVMKISHHGSKSSSTDEWLAFWQPSEAVISVGRNNMYGHPHPDVLERLRQAGIEAARTDLDGEVQFRINPGGVLQQRHDVPAR; encoded by the coding sequence ATGTCGCAGAGGCCGCTCGTTTGGTTTACCGTTTGCTGGGTGCTGGGCAGCAGCGCTGCCGCGTCCTTGCCGTCGCTCGGAATCGCTGCTGCCGGTGCGGCGCTGCTTGCTTTGCTGGCGTCGCAGGTTCTGCTGCGGCGCTGTTCGTGGACGCTCGCCGCCGCTTGTATGGCGGCGTTCGGGTTGGCCGCCGGGCAGCGGACGTGGACGGATGCCCGGAACGTTACGGCGCTGCCGGAGCCCTATGCGGCTGCGCTTGCGGCTTCGCCTGCGGACGGAGCGGCTTATGAAGCGAAGCTCGCAGGGAAGATCGTGTCGCCGCCGGAGATTGACGGCGACCGCGTGCAGTTCCGCGTGGCGGGCAGCAGCATCGCCGTCAGCGGGGAAGGAGCGCCCGTGCCGGTGAAACTCGGCGGCGAGCGGCTGCTCGTGCAGGTCAAGCTGGCGAAGGAAGAAGAGCTGCAGGCGGCCGCGGCATGGAAGCGCGGGCAGCAGGTCATCGTCACCGGCGCATTAACGGTGCCGGCCTCCGGCACGAATTTCGGCGGCTTCGATTACCGCGCTTATCTGCGCGGCCAGCGGATCCACTGGCTGCTCGGCGCGGACGGTGCGGCCGCCGTCCACGCGAGCGCCGGCCCGCGCTGGAGCGTCGCTTCGCTGCTGCAGCGAATGGATGCCGTGCGCGCCGCGCTCGGCCGGCGGATGGACGCGCTGTATCCAGGCGTCCAAGCCGGTTACATGAAAGGCCTCGTCCTCGGCATAAGCGATGATCTCGATCCCGCCATGTTCCGCCAGTTTTCGCAGCTGGGACTTACGCATATCCTGGCGATTTCAGGCCTGCACGTCGCCGTCTTCCTCTATGCGCTCGGCGGCCTGCTTCGAATGCTGCGCATGACGCGCGAACGCATGCTGCTCGTCATGATCGCGGCGGTGCCGCTCTACGTGCTCCTTGCCGGCGCATCGCCGTCGGTCGTCCGCTCCGGCATCATGGCCATGCTCGGCTTAGCCGCGGCGCGCTTGCACAAGCTGAAGGACGGCTTGCATTTGTTGGCGGCCGCCGCCTTGCTTATGCTCCTGTGGGAGCCGTACATGCTCGGAAACGTAGGCTTTCAATTGTCGTTTCTCGTGACAGCCGGACTCATAATGGGCACGTCGTCGTTCCGCAAGCTGCTTCCCCGGGGCGGGAAGTGGTGGACCACCTCGATGTACGATTTGCTTTCCGTCACCGTAGTCGCGCAGGCGGTCTCGCTGCCGCTCACGATCTATTATTTTAACGGGCTGCATGTGCTGTCGATCGCCGCAAATCTGGTCCTCGTGCCGTTCATCAGCTTTGTCGTCATGCCGCTCGGCGGGGCTTCGCTCCTGTTGGAAGGGCTGTGGCATCCTGCAGGCGTCCTGGTCGCGCAGATGACGGTGCTCGGTAACGAGCTGACTTTCGGATTCATTATGAAGCTGAGCAGCTGGAAGAGCTTCCGGCTCATTTGGGCTACGCCGCCCTTGTGGTGGGTCGCGGCATTTTACGGGGCGCTCGGCGTCGTGTTCTATACGCTGGGCAAGCTGCAGGCGGCGAAGGAAGATTCGGCTGCCGCCGAAGGGGAAACTTCGAGGGAGGTGAGCAGCATTGCCGATGAGCCCACGCAGCCTCTGCAGTTGCCGCGTGCCAACCAATCTCGCGTAGAACCTCGCAATGCGGGTAAGGACGCCGAAACCGCCGTTTGGTCAGCTCCGTTCATTGAGCTTCCTACTGTTTCGCCAGCAGCCCAGAGGAAGCATCATTTCGCGCTTGCCGGTGCTGTCTCTGCCTTGGCGGCCCTGCTCGTCGGCGCATATTATCCGGATGCCTTCGACCGAAACGCTTATGTCGATTTTTTGGACGTCGGTCAAGGGGACTCCATCTACATCCGAACAGCTGGTGGCAAGCATATGCTCATCGACGGCGGAGGAGCTGTGTCTTTCGGCAATTATGAGGCTTGGCGCCAACGCAAAGATCCGTTCGAGGTCGGAAGGAAAGTCGTCGTGCCGCTGCTTCAGCAACGCGGCGTGCATCAGATCGACCTGCTCGTGCTGTCTCATCTCGACAGCGATCATATCAAGGGATTGCTGGCCGTCATGGATGCGATTCCGGTACGGGCCATTCTCTGGAACGGCACGGTGAAAGCATCCGAGGATGCCGTATCGCTGCTTCGTTCGGCGGTGGATGCGGACATTCCGATGTATCGTGCGGCGAGCGGGCTGAATTGGCGCATAGACAGCGGCGCGTCCATTCAAGTCATCGGCTCGCCGCCAAGTTTGCTAGATGCGGAATCGTTCCGGTCCGTCGTGGATGCGAAGGCTCCATCGTCCGCATCTGAGGAGCTCGCCTCCTCTCCTCCAACAACCGGAGTACCGGACGCAGCCATTCCTGCCGTGCCGGACGTGGAGGATCAGAACGGAGAAAGCACGGCGCTGCTCATCAATCTATACGGCAGGCAATTCCTGTTCACCGGCGACGCGGACGCCGAGGAGGAACGCAGTCTGCTGACACAGCTTCACGCGGGGGAGGAGCGCAGCCCCGAGCAGAGTAGTTCTTCGAAAACACCTGCGGCGGAGACGCCGAAGACGCCAACGACGCCGAAGACGCCAGCGACAACAAAGAAACAACAGCCCATCGACGTCATGAAAATATCCCATCATGGAAGCAAATCCTCCTCGACGGACGAATGGCTGGCTTTCTGGCAGCCTTCCGAGGCAGTCATCTCCGTCGGGCGCAACAATATGTACGGTCATCCGCATCCTGATGTCTTGGAACGGTTAAGACAGGCTGGTATCGAGGCTGCCCGGACGGATCTGGACGGGGAAGTACAGTTCCGGATCAACCCGGGCGGAGTGCTGCAGCAACGTCATGACGTCCCGGCCCGCTGA